The stretch of DNA GACGGTGCGGATTGAGCCGGTCGGCACAGGTATACAGGTGACTCCTCTGATCGCAGCGAAGCTTCGTGGGCTGCTCGAACATCCGGATGCATGAGTCCGCGGACCTTCGCGTATATCTCAGGCGTAAGCGGCTTGCCATGGACTGTTCCTGGCGGGTCGGGTGGTTCGGGTCGACGCGGTCGGCGTTTCTCTAGGCGTCGTAGCCACTCGCCCGCTACGACGATGGGCGCGCTTCCCGCTATGCCCGCTGCTAGGCCGATCCAGAGCACGTCCCAGTATCCGCTCATGGTTTTGCCTCCTCGGTAGTGGACAGCAGAGCGCGAAGTTGTGCGGCTACGCTCTTCTCGTCGTGTATCCGAGTCGAGTGGTATCCGTCCAAGGCAAGGAACCGCTCGTACACGAACACCCGCTTGCTCTCTAGGGCCTCGGCTGCTTCACTGAGTGCGTCACGGCGGCCAGCCTCGAACCCGGCTCGCACAGCAGAGCCCACGGCGTAGCACTCGTCGCGCTTAACGTCCCAGTCGTCGTGATACATGCACCGCGTCACGTCCGCACCATCTAGGTGATGGACAGTGATTCGCTGGCACACATGCAATGTCATCTCATCCCGTATCGCGGCGTCCAGAGCATCACTCATCGCTGGTCTCCCTTGCTGTCTGAGCGCAGCGAGCGGACGACCGATATGCCTAGCGACGTCAAAACGGCATCCGTAATCGCGTTCGTGAGATCCCGCGTTGCGAGGGTGTGACCGTCGCCTTCGATGTATGCGAGGTCGGCCGCGTGGCTAGCCTGCGACCACTGCACTTCGGTCAACCCGGCCAGGCCTCGATCAGGTACCCACCCCATACCGTGATCCAGTTGCCCGCAGGACGGATGCAATAACCCGTCGTTGTGCCAAGCACTCCCGTGTGACGGGGACGGGCACCATGCGCAAATGTCCGCGCCGATTGCGTAAGCCACCTCGTCCAGCGTCTCGTTGCGGATCGCTGGGCGTGCCACTGCGAGAGCAGCACGAGCCACATCCACATGCACCGGCATCACGCCGGGCACCGTCTGCCCACCGGGACCGCTATACGGCAGGGATGCCGTCAGAATCGCTTCGGCTATGCGCTCGATCAACTCGTCGTCGCCGGTCATGACTCACCGCCCGGCACGTAGACGATGCGGGCGCCCCTCACAACCATGCGCTCCAGCGGAAAGCCCTCGGTAAATCCGGTAGTCACCCACCTGCCCGCGCTCGCTATGTACTGCGACGCCTCGCCATCGCGGTCGACCACGACCACACCGTCCACCAGCCGCGTGCGCTCGGTCAGAAACGCACCAACGACCGGGTCGACAGGTTCGGGCGCTACCGGCATTCCGTGCTCGATCGCGTAATCGATAGCGATCTCGGCGTCCGGCAGATCTAGGACGATGCCGCACTCCCGCTGATGGTCGATCAAATCCCGCACGTGTTCTTCCCTGGTCCTCATACCTGGTTCCTTTCCATAGCGAGCAAATCGAGCTGCAGATCGTCATCCGCCCATTCGAGGCGCTCCACCTCGACCCACTCCTCACGGTCACGAGTGACGATCAGAGCGTCACCGTCCAGTACGACGTCGGCACGGCCGTCACGTAGCCGCGAGAGACGTTCGCGGCGGGCTTCGGCTGCCGTGTAACCGGACCAGTCGATGACGCTGGTCTCGGTCCATTCGATGTCGGGGTACTTGATCGTCCGGGTCACGGTCAGGGTGCTCACGCCGTCGCCTCCCCAGAAGTAGCAGCGGGCCGGATCTCGACCCAGATGCCCGCCGTAGCGCCTTTCTCGATCCGCACACCACCCGACACGTTGCGCCAGTGATCGGGAAAACCGAGAACGTCGCAGACCCCATCGACTAGCGGTTTCCTGGTGAGGACGGGATTGTCTGTATCGCGGTGGCGATTGTCGGTCACGACCCACACGAGGTCGATCACGACCGGCGGCATGACGCGGACACGTCGAGCGCGGGTCTCCTGCCGCGTCAACGTCGCGGCGATCGCGCGGAGCGTCTGCGTGGTCCTGTGCCGCGGCGCCCAATGCCCGCGGCGATCATTCAAGGACAGCGGGGGCCGGATGTAGCCGGGGATCTGGAACCGCACCGTATCGGTCACGCTACGGCCTTCTCGGTGAGGCCGATCATGTCCAGGAGGACGGCGGCGTCAGCATCGTGTCGTTGCGCGTAGGCGTGGACCTGCCGCGTGGCGGCGTCACGGTCACGCTCGGTGATCGGCCGCGTTTTCAGCGTGGTGAGCGCGTCGGCGAGGTAGTTGAATCCGCGTTGGTTCCCGGCTGGTAGCGGGACACGCGTGGTGGTAGTTTGCGTGGTTGCCATCATGCTTCTCCTTTGTCTTGGTGGCCATGCCCCCGGTGTTCCCGCACGCGGGGGCTTCCTCATATCTTGCCGCATTGCGTCTCAAATCTCTACACCGTGAGACATGAACTTCAAGCCGAATAGCGACAGGTCGACTTCGAGACCTCCGACGTTGCCGGCAAAGTCGATCCATCGCAGGTCAGGTACACGCGGCCGTACCACAGCTGCACCGATACGGCGGCGGGGTCACCCCAGGAACGGACGAGGGTGCCGACCTGTTCGGCGGCGTTGGGGTGGGCGTGCTGCCACGCATGACAGTCGTGACAGGCATGCACGATCGAGCACGGGCACCAAGGCGTGATGTTGCGTCGCCTGCGGCGCGCCATGTCGGTAGCGTCTCGACGTCCGCAGACCTCACACTTGCCGCGCGATCGGGCGGCGACGAGCGCCCTGCACGCCGTTTCAGCCTTTGCCGTGAAACCGCTTCTAAGGCGTCGAGAATTCTTCCCCGCCCGATCAACCCCAAGGGGCATGTGAACGGCGTTCTCTGGCGCGTTGGCATGAGCCACGCACCATCGCTACGCGCTTCAACGGCGTCTTTCTTTCCAACATTTGCTGATTTCCTTCGTTCCGGGACTCGCGCGTTACGTTTCGTAACGCTTCATACGAGAAGTAGTCCAAGAAGGTTTGGGTTACGGGTCAGGTTCAGGATCAGGAGAATCCCTCGGAACGCCTAACGCCGTCAGGACATCACGGGGATAGGCTATCCCTCGCAACGACTTTCACCCTGGGGATAGGGCATCCAATAGGCATTCCCTGACATCGTCTGGCATGTCGAGGATGGCCATTTCCTGCGCGATGACGTCGAGCAGGTGTTCCGAATCGACAGCGCGGATTGCCGCGACGATCGCAGGAACCCGCTTCTTGTTCCTGTACCCCTTGTCGTGCTTAATGAACGACCGCACGAGCAACTCGCCGGTGGCCTGGTCGAGCACGACGAACCGGGCCGACTCCAGCACGATCAACGCGCCGCCGATCTTGCCCGGTGTTTGGTCTTCGGCGTACCCGGCCCAACGGCGCTCGGCAAGCGTCAGGACGCCGCACGATGAGATGTCGGGTTGGGTGACGAGGGCGAGATATAGCCATTGAGGATCTGTCGGCATCTTGCGGAACTCTCTATCTCGCCAGATCGCCGACAGGATCTGTCCGTACTCCCGCATTTGTTAGAACGGTGGCTCGTCGGTGGTGTCTTGAGTGCCCCAGGGGTCCGGCTGCGCGCCGCCCCCGAACCCGCCCTGCGTACCCGCATGGCTGCTACGGCTGGCCTTCTGGACCTTCGCCGTCGCGTACTTCAACGACGGCCCGATCTCGTCAACCTCAAGTTCGGTCACGGTCCGCTTCTCACCCTCACGGGTCTCATACGAACGCTGCTTCAACCGGCCCGTCACGATGACGCGGGACCCCTTATCGAGAGACTCCGCCGCGTGCTCGGCCATCTCCCGCCAGCACGAGCAGCGCATGAACAACGGCTCGCCGTCCTCCCACCCGTTCGACTGACGGTTGAACGAACGCGGAGTCGAGGCGACCGTGAAGTTAGCTACCGCCAAACCCGCCGGCGTGAACTTCAACTCCGGTAGAGCGGTCAGGTTTCCGATGATCGTGATGAGTGTTTCGCCTGCCATGACTTCACGCTGCTTTCTGGTTATCGGTGGTAAGTAGGTCGGTTGCGTTAATGCGGGTGCGGCCGGGTGACACTGCCGGGAGCGACGCGGTCCACGCCGGGCCAACGCTGACCAGGCACCGGTCGTTGGTGGCGGAATGCTGCCGCATCCACTCGCCGCGGCGCGCCGCTACCTGGCCACAACGCACTACCCATTCCCCCGCGATAGCGAGAGTCGACGGCGCCTGCGACGGGTCCAGGTGGCCCATGATTGCGTCACTGACCGCACCGATCGGCCAGTCGCCCGGATCAACGGTCGGCTTGATGACGACGTCAGCCGTGGACGGGAACAGCCCGCCGGCCTCCAGAACCTGCAGCGCTCCCCCGCTCGTGACGATGAGTTGTATTTCGTGGGGAGGTTGCCCTTCGGGACGCCTGCACGCACCCGAGAACGCGTTCAGGTGTTTCAGGCCGTCGCGGGTGAGGACGAACTGGTCGTCTCCCCAGCCCGGCCCGTCACCGGCGACGCTCGCCGTCGCGGCCACGGTCGCTTTACTGTCCGTTGTCGCGGTGACGCCGAGCCACCCATCGGTGGTGTGCAGCAGAATCGACGCTTCGGGCGTGAGCGTGTCGCGTGCCGTGAACGCGTTCGTGTCGCGGACGGCAGCGAGCAGGTCAAGTGTCGGGATCGTGATCATCATGCGGTCTCCTTCATGCTTTCCATGAACGCGACCAGGTCGGCCACGTCGAACCGGAGGTGTTTCCCGACGCGTGCCGCGCGCGGGGACGGTTTCCCCAGGCACCGCCACTGCAGCAGAGTCTGTTTCGGGATGCCCATGTAGTCGGCGGCTTCCTGGGTGGTGAGGTACCGCGGGATCTCGTTGGTCATGCCGCTTGCCTTCCTGTGAGTGCGCGGAGCATCGGCGTGACGCCCCACTTGTTGATGTGTTTGCCGTGCGTGCCTTTGTCGCTGGATGCCGTGTATCCCTCGAAAGTGAGCAGTCCCTCGCGGCGCATGCGGTTGAATACGGACCCGATGACGGCGGTGTTGACGTCGGGCGGGAGGAGTGGCCGGACGTCGTTCGCGGTCAACACGTCCCGGCCCGAAGCTGCGCGGACGATCGCGGCGCGTACCGCGTCCCGGTCGGGCTGGTTCGCCGTGTACGTCTGCTGCATTCCCGCGTCTGCGCGGGTCCGTGCTTCCCG from Cumulibacter soli encodes:
- a CDS encoding single-stranded DNA-binding protein, with the protein product MAGETLITIIGNLTALPELKFTPAGLAVANFTVASTPRSFNRQSNGWEDGEPLFMRCSCWREMAEHAAESLDKGSRVIVTGRLKQRSYETREGEKRTVTELEVDEIGPSLKYATAKVQKASRSSHAGTQGGFGGGAQPDPWGTQDTTDEPPF
- a CDS encoding helix-turn-helix domain-containing protein, with the translated sequence MTNEIPRYLTTQEAADYMGIPKQTLLQWRCLGKPSPRAARVGKHLRFDVADLVAFMESMKETA